One Acidiferrobacter thiooxydans DNA window includes the following coding sequences:
- the nrfD gene encoding NrfD/PsrC family molybdoenzyme membrane anchor subunit, protein MTKVAYREIAGKSGGYVAAVMACALLALVGLASALYMRAEGHHVTGMNNQIVWGMPHVLAVFLIVAASGALNVASIASVFGRSLYKPLARLSGLLAVALLIGGLWNLVLDLGRPGHILAAVLYPNFRSIFAWNIYLYTGFLVIVGFYLWFMMERRLNPHTHKVGVLAFLWRLVLTTGTGSIFGFLAARSAYDSAVLAPLFILTSFALGLAIFALVLVAGFKALARPIGARVLAHLRQLLAVFVAATMYFVAVYHLTNIYIAGHRGIESFVLLNGGIYTWLFWAGQIGIGGVVPLVLLLRRIARDDTARLRRSLVAGAAAVVAGGLCQFYVLIIGGQAYPLQMFPGMVVRSSFYDGVVHSYIPRWPETVLALSGVAVVGLIVLIAIRLLAFLPESLADEVVSAHGAPAPAAEAQTAKTAVRA, encoded by the coding sequence ATGACGAAGGTGGCCTATCGGGAGATCGCCGGCAAGAGCGGCGGCTACGTGGCGGCGGTGATGGCGTGCGCGCTGCTCGCCCTGGTGGGTCTGGCCTCGGCGCTCTACATGCGCGCGGAAGGCCACCACGTGACTGGCATGAACAACCAGATCGTGTGGGGCATGCCGCATGTGTTGGCGGTGTTTTTGATCGTCGCCGCCTCCGGGGCCTTGAATGTCGCCTCGATCGCCTCGGTATTCGGGCGCAGCCTCTACAAGCCCCTGGCGCGCCTGTCCGGGCTTCTGGCGGTGGCGCTGCTGATCGGGGGTCTGTGGAACTTGGTGCTCGATCTCGGCCGCCCCGGGCATATCCTGGCTGCGGTCTTGTATCCGAACTTCCGTTCGATCTTTGCGTGGAACATCTATCTCTATACTGGTTTTTTGGTGATCGTCGGCTTCTATCTGTGGTTCATGATGGAGCGACGCCTAAACCCCCATACCCATAAGGTCGGGGTGCTCGCCTTCCTGTGGCGCCTGGTGCTGACAACTGGCACCGGGTCCATTTTCGGGTTCCTCGCCGCGCGTAGTGCTTATGACTCCGCGGTGCTGGCGCCCCTTTTTATTCTCACGTCCTTCGCCCTGGGGCTTGCGATCTTCGCGCTCGTGCTGGTGGCGGGGTTCAAGGCCCTTGCGCGGCCGATAGGCGCACGCGTGCTGGCGCATCTGAGGCAGCTCCTGGCGGTGTTCGTGGCCGCCACGATGTACTTCGTGGCGGTCTACCATCTGACCAACATCTATATCGCCGGCCACCGCGGCATCGAATCGTTCGTACTCTTGAACGGTGGCATCTACACATGGCTCTTCTGGGCCGGGCAGATCGGCATCGGCGGGGTGGTGCCGCTCGTGCTGTTGCTGCGCCGCATAGCGCGCGATGATACGGCGCGCCTGCGCCGCTCGCTCGTAGCCGGCGCGGCGGCGGTGGTGGCAGGCGGGCTGTGTCAATTCTATGTGCTCATCATCGGCGGTCAGGCCTATCCGCTCCAGATGTTCCCGGGGATGGTGGTGCGCAGCTCGTTCTATGACGGCGTGGTGCACAGCTACATCCCGCGCTGGCCCGAGACGGTGCTGGCGTTAAGCGGCGTGGCGGTGGTCGGGCTCATCGTTCTGATCGCCATACGCCTCCTGGCATTCTTGCCCGAGAGCCTCGCAGACGAGGTGGTGAGCGCCCATGGCGCGCCGGCGCCGGCCGCCGAGGCGCAGACCGCCAAGACTGCGGTGCGCGCATGA
- a CDS encoding cobyrinate a,c-diamide synthase codes for MSARLYLSAAHKSSGKTTVAIGLTRALKDLGHVVQTYKKGPDYIDPLWLTAASGRACQNLDYHTMDAGEIGALYERAAIGADIRLIEGNKGLYDGVALDGSNSNAALVAQCATPVVLVIDCRGVSRGVAPLVIGYRHFDPSIAIAGVVLNRVGGARHEGKLRAVLQAYTDVPVLGAVHESADLAITERHLGLVPSGEWEGAEALIARLGRAIAAQVDVEAIARLGEDGRAPQGGPVARDGGRDVRIGIARDRAFSFYYPGDLEALEAAGAELVFFDTLNDTRLPEVDGLFLGGGFPETEAEELSANAALRAAIRTAIEAGMPAYAECGGLMYLTRRLSYEGRSYPMAGVIAADTVMEAKPAGHGYVRLKATAAHPWARGALDQGPLPAHEFHYSHLVNIAPDTVYAYEVTRGTGIVGRRDGIVYKNLLAGYAHLRDVASCPWTAAFVGFVRACRAQRALPSWVRSMPSGEARHVQAL; via the coding sequence ATGAGCGCGCGCCTCTATCTCTCGGCCGCCCACAAGTCCTCGGGCAAGACCACCGTGGCCATAGGGCTTACGCGCGCCCTCAAGGACCTCGGGCACGTCGTCCAGACCTACAAGAAGGGTCCCGATTATATCGATCCGCTGTGGCTCACCGCGGCCTCGGGCCGGGCCTGCCAGAACCTCGATTATCACACCATGGACGCAGGCGAGATCGGCGCGCTCTACGAGCGTGCGGCGATCGGCGCCGATATCCGGCTGATCGAGGGGAACAAGGGGCTCTACGACGGGGTGGCGCTCGATGGCAGCAACAGCAACGCCGCGCTCGTCGCGCAGTGTGCCACCCCGGTGGTGCTCGTGATCGATTGCCGCGGGGTGAGCCGCGGGGTAGCGCCGCTTGTCATCGGCTACCGGCATTTCGACCCGTCGATCGCGATCGCGGGCGTGGTATTGAATCGCGTGGGTGGCGCGCGTCACGAGGGGAAGTTGCGCGCGGTGCTGCAGGCGTATACGGATGTACCGGTACTCGGTGCCGTGCATGAATCGGCGGATCTCGCCATCACCGAGCGCCACCTGGGACTCGTGCCGAGCGGCGAATGGGAGGGGGCCGAGGCGCTCATCGCGCGTCTCGGGCGCGCGATCGCAGCGCAGGTCGATGTCGAGGCGATCGCGCGCCTGGGCGAGGATGGGCGGGCCCCGCAAGGCGGGCCCGTCGCGCGCGATGGCGGTCGGGATGTGCGCATCGGCATCGCCCGCGACCGGGCGTTCAGTTTCTATTACCCCGGTGATCTCGAGGCCCTGGAGGCCGCCGGTGCCGAGCTCGTGTTCTTCGATACCTTGAACGATACGCGCCTGCCGGAGGTCGATGGCCTGTTTCTGGGGGGCGGTTTTCCCGAGACCGAGGCCGAGGAACTGAGCGCCAATGCCGCCCTGCGCGCGGCCATACGGACGGCGATCGAGGCGGGGATGCCGGCCTATGCCGAATGCGGCGGCCTTATGTATCTCACGCGGCGTTTGAGTTACGAGGGGCGCAGCTATCCCATGGCCGGCGTGATCGCCGCCGACACGGTCATGGAGGCCAAGCCCGCCGGGCATGGTTATGTGAGATTGAAGGCCACGGCCGCGCACCCGTGGGCACGCGGGGCGCTCGACCAGGGCCCGCTGCCGGCCCATGAGTTCCATTATTCCCATCTTGTGAATATCGCCCCGGATACCGTGTATGCCTACGAGGTCACGCGGGGTACGGGCATTGTCGGGCGGCGCGACGGCATCGTGTACAAGAACCTGCTGGCAGGCTATGCCCATCTGCGCGATGTGGCGAGCTGTCCGTGGACTGCC